A window of Paraburkholderia bryophila contains these coding sequences:
- a CDS encoding GGDEF domain-containing protein: protein MLAAVSLLCLLIGLLYLALQIRTIFSDQLKQDYAGLVLDAVQRAEGARAVVGVWQQAPGESRRTAQGVRLARAELTQRLDSLAALVNASPVPAPRMPPAALAPDAPLNGIDAWLATASAYWRAQHDVDSADVRLRIAHVANLLIALAALLFCLLLAALGLYAKRNRQLVGQSQEFEQAALHDPMTGLPNRRKLFATLEDAAENWHEIARRNDPAASPPNKIAVLYVDLDGFKQINDSLGHRVGDEFLIAVSRRFRVSVRKGDVVARIGGDEFAVLVREFSKAAELGEIAQRLIACVIETDTQMGIGSVSASVGIASFPDLVDDYQRLVAAADEAMYHVKRSGKNSFAFAVPPE, encoded by the coding sequence ATGCTGGCCGCCGTATCGCTGCTGTGCCTGCTGATCGGCCTGCTCTATCTCGCGCTGCAGATCAGGACCATCTTCTCCGATCAGTTGAAACAGGACTACGCCGGACTCGTGCTCGACGCGGTGCAGCGCGCGGAAGGCGCGCGTGCTGTCGTCGGCGTGTGGCAGCAGGCACCCGGGGAGAGTCGGCGCACGGCGCAGGGCGTCCGGCTCGCGCGCGCCGAGCTGACGCAGCGCCTCGATTCGCTCGCGGCGCTCGTCAACGCCAGCCCGGTCCCGGCACCACGCATGCCGCCCGCGGCGCTCGCGCCCGACGCGCCGCTGAACGGCATCGACGCATGGCTCGCCACGGCATCGGCATACTGGCGCGCTCAACACGATGTGGATAGCGCCGACGTGCGGCTGCGGATCGCGCACGTCGCGAATCTGCTGATCGCGCTGGCCGCGTTGCTGTTCTGCTTGCTGCTCGCGGCGCTGGGTCTGTACGCCAAACGCAACCGTCAACTGGTCGGGCAATCGCAGGAGTTCGAGCAGGCGGCCTTGCACGACCCGATGACCGGACTGCCGAACCGCCGCAAGCTGTTCGCCACGCTCGAAGACGCCGCGGAAAATTGGCATGAGATTGCAAGGCGAAATGACCCAGCGGCTTCACCGCCAAACAAGATCGCGGTGCTGTATGTCGACCTCGACGGTTTCAAGCAGATCAACGACTCGCTCGGCCATCGCGTCGGCGATGAATTCCTGATTGCGGTGTCGCGACGCTTTCGTGTCTCGGTGCGTAAAGGCGACGTCGTCGCGCGGATTGGCGGCGACGAGTTCGCGGTGCTGGTGCGGGAGTTTTCAAAAGCCGCGGAATTGGGCGAGATTGCCCAGCGGCTGATTGCGTGCGTGATCGAGACCGATACGCAGATGGGCATCGGCTCGGTCAGCGCCAGCGTCGGCATTGCGAGCTTTCCCGATCTCGTCGACGATTATCAGCGGCTGGTCGCCGCCGCCGACGAAGCGATGTACCACGTCAAGCGCAGCGGCAAGAACAGTTTCGCGTTCGCGGTGCCGCCCGAATGA
- a CDS encoding alkene reductase encodes MSASSELKLLSPTNVGPISLAHRVVLAPMTRLRADPDDSPSAMMVEYYRQRASEGGLMITESAHPSYDSRGYLGAPGIYTDEHVKAWRKITDAVHARGARIVMQIAHDGRQSHVDLSGGNAPVAPSVVPYDTTVFTQNGWVPNSPHRALELDEIPALIRSFRDAAARAKDAGFDGVELHNANGYLADTFLQDGTNQRTDAYGGTLEKRARFSLEAVEAFASVWGADRVGVRVSPSGQWGAISDSDPEATFGYFAQRLNEYGLAYLHVIEPRVMGTETIVEGQTPVASAFLRRFFSGPIIAAGGFDRDGAEQILQRGDADLVAFGRWFSSNPDLPERFRLGQPLTHYNREAFWGGDERGYLDFSTYAEGVAA; translated from the coding sequence ATGAGCGCTTCTTCCGAACTGAAACTGCTATCGCCGACCAACGTCGGCCCGATCTCGCTGGCCCATCGCGTGGTGCTCGCCCCGATGACACGCTTGCGCGCCGATCCGGACGACAGCCCCAGCGCGATGATGGTCGAGTACTACCGGCAGCGCGCATCCGAAGGCGGCCTGATGATCACCGAAAGCGCGCATCCGTCGTACGACAGCCGCGGCTATCTCGGCGCACCGGGCATCTACACGGACGAGCACGTCAAGGCGTGGCGCAAGATCACCGACGCGGTCCACGCGCGCGGCGCGCGCATTGTCATGCAGATCGCTCACGACGGCCGGCAATCGCACGTCGACCTGAGCGGGGGCAATGCGCCGGTAGCGCCCTCGGTGGTGCCCTATGACACGACCGTGTTCACGCAGAACGGCTGGGTGCCGAACTCGCCGCACCGTGCGCTCGAACTCGACGAAATTCCCGCGCTGATCCGCTCGTTCCGCGACGCAGCGGCGCGTGCGAAAGATGCCGGTTTCGACGGTGTCGAATTACACAACGCCAACGGTTACCTCGCCGATACGTTCCTGCAGGACGGCACCAACCAACGCACCGATGCCTACGGCGGCACGCTCGAAAAGCGCGCGCGCTTTTCGCTGGAAGCCGTCGAGGCATTTGCTTCGGTGTGGGGCGCGGATCGCGTGGGCGTGCGGGTGTCGCCGAGCGGCCAGTGGGGCGCCATTTCGGACAGCGATCCGGAAGCGACGTTCGGTTACTTCGCGCAACGGCTGAACGAGTACGGTCTCGCGTATCTGCACGTGATCGAACCGCGTGTGATGGGCACGGAAACGATAGTTGAAGGGCAAACGCCGGTTGCATCCGCGTTCCTGCGCCGGTTTTTCAGCGGACCGATCATCGCCGCGGGTGGTTTCGATCGCGACGGCGCCGAGCAGATTCTGCAACGCGGTGACGCCGATCTGGTGGCATTCGGCCGGTGGTTTTCGTCGAACCCGGATTTGCCTGAGCGTTTCCGGCTCGGACAACCGCTGACTCACTACAACCGCGAAGCGTTCTGGGGTGGCGACGAACGCGGCTATCTCGACTTTTCCACTTACGCGGAAGGCGTCGCGGCTTAA
- a CDS encoding cupredoxin domain-containing protein codes for MQIPTLRRVSCVLFLGASLFAAAAGSSVAYAQTPGAVTIKNFMFSPMAMTVKAGSTVTWKNLDGEPHTVVNDAGLFRSAALDQNDTYQFKFDKPGVYKVFCGIHPTMKETITVE; via the coding sequence ATGCAAATCCCTACCCTTCGTCGCGTGTCATGTGTGCTGTTTCTGGGCGCTAGCCTGTTTGCGGCGGCGGCCGGTTCGTCGGTTGCGTACGCGCAAACGCCGGGCGCTGTCACCATCAAGAATTTCATGTTCTCGCCGATGGCAATGACCGTTAAAGCCGGTTCAACGGTGACGTGGAAAAACCTCGACGGCGAGCCGCACACGGTGGTGAACGACGCGGGCCTGTTCCGTTCCGCCGCGCTCGATCAGAACGACACGTACCAGTTCAAATTCGATAAGCCGGGCGTGTACAAGGTTTTCTGCGGCATTCATCCGACCATGAAGGAGACGATTACGGTCGAGTAA
- a CDS encoding glutathione S-transferase family protein, whose translation MPYVLYYSPGAASMAVHWMLIELGVAFEAHLVDIDSGKQREPDYLRLNPSGRVPTLVVDGVPRHESAALLMLLAERHPEAGFAPAPGSAERAEWLETMIFLANTVLPAMRDWFYADVDGEAAGADAVRALADRRLAQAWDRLDAQLADKPGYLIGGQLGTVDFMALMLMRWTRNQPRPATGWPHLAGYIHRLRALPSFIELNAREGLTEWLNPND comes from the coding sequence ATGCCTTACGTTCTCTACTATTCGCCCGGCGCGGCCAGCATGGCGGTGCATTGGATGCTGATCGAACTGGGTGTGGCATTCGAAGCCCACCTCGTCGATATCGATTCCGGCAAGCAGCGCGAACCGGACTATCTGCGGCTCAATCCCTCGGGTCGGGTGCCGACGCTGGTGGTCGACGGCGTGCCGCGTCACGAATCGGCCGCGTTGCTGATGCTGCTCGCCGAACGGCATCCGGAGGCCGGCTTCGCGCCCGCGCCCGGTTCCGCCGAGCGCGCCGAGTGGCTCGAAACGATGATCTTTCTCGCCAACACGGTGCTGCCCGCCATGCGCGACTGGTTTTACGCGGATGTCGACGGCGAAGCGGCCGGCGCCGACGCGGTGCGCGCGCTCGCGGACCGCCGGCTCGCGCAAGCCTGGGACCGGCTCGACGCGCAACTCGCCGACAAGCCGGGTTACCTGATCGGCGGCCAGCTCGGCACGGTGGATTTCATGGCGCTCATGCTGATGCGCTGGACCCGCAATCAGCCACGGCCCGCGACCGGGTGGCCGCATCTCGCCGGCTATATCCACAGGCTGCGCGCGCTACCGTCGTTTATCGAACTGAATGCGCGCGAAGGGCTGACCGAGTGGCTTAACCCGAACGATTGA
- a CDS encoding glutathione S-transferase family protein translates to MTTETLTLYHGVSSPNSRRVRVFLAEKGLTVPLVAVDLGKGEQHGDAYRAINPRRVVPTLVLADGTSIGEVPVIQRYIEEIYPDAPLLGTSAKDRALIAMWDRRVEQEGFASVMEAIRNLAAGLKGRAIAGPHDYAQIPELVERSRQRTINFLADLDERLRETAFVAGDRFSVADITALVTIDFAAKAIDLPVPTALQSVKRWYDGVSVRASASA, encoded by the coding sequence ATGACTACCGAAACATTGACGCTGTACCACGGCGTTTCATCGCCGAATTCACGCCGTGTCCGCGTCTTTCTCGCTGAGAAAGGCCTCACGGTCCCGCTCGTCGCGGTCGACCTCGGCAAAGGCGAGCAGCACGGCGACGCCTATCGCGCGATTAACCCACGGCGTGTCGTCCCGACTCTCGTGCTTGCAGACGGTACGTCGATCGGCGAGGTGCCGGTGATTCAGCGCTACATCGAAGAAATCTATCCGGACGCACCGCTTCTCGGCACTTCGGCGAAAGACAGGGCGTTGATCGCGATGTGGGATCGGCGCGTGGAACAGGAAGGTTTCGCGTCGGTGATGGAAGCGATCCGCAATCTCGCCGCTGGATTGAAGGGCCGCGCGATTGCCGGGCCGCACGATTACGCGCAGATTCCGGAGCTGGTCGAACGTAGCCGGCAGCGCACGATCAATTTCCTGGCCGATCTGGACGAGCGTCTGCGAGAGACGGCGTTCGTCGCGGGCGATCGCTTCTCGGTGGCTGACATTACCGCGCTAGTCACGATCGATTTCGCGGCGAAGGCGATCGATCTGCCAGTGCCGACGGCGCTGCAGTCGGTCAAGCGCTGGTATGACGGCGTGTCGGTGCGAGCGAGTGCCTCGGCGTGA
- a CDS encoding SDR family NAD(P)-dependent oxidoreductase, giving the protein MNQPVVLITGALTGIGRATAVAFAQSGARLVVSGRRAAEGRALEQELRNLGADAHFIQADVRRDEEVASLVDQTVARFGRLDAAVNNAGTEGQPGAITSQTAESYAATFDTNVLGTLLSMKHELRVMSAQKSGSVVNVSSTYGHEGAAFASVYAGSKHAVEGMTKSAALEVASLGVRVNAVAPGPTDTGMLDRFTGTPENKAALAAKVPLGRIGKPDDVARAIVFLASEAASFVTGQIVSVDGGKTAG; this is encoded by the coding sequence ATGAACCAGCCCGTCGTTCTGATCACCGGCGCTCTCACCGGCATCGGCCGCGCCACCGCCGTCGCTTTTGCGCAAAGCGGCGCCCGCCTTGTCGTCTCCGGTCGCCGCGCGGCCGAAGGCCGCGCACTCGAACAGGAACTCCGCAATCTCGGCGCGGATGCCCACTTCATCCAGGCCGACGTGCGCCGCGATGAAGAAGTGGCGAGCCTCGTCGACCAGACGGTCGCCCGCTTCGGTCGCCTCGACGCCGCCGTGAATAACGCCGGCACCGAAGGCCAACCCGGCGCGATCACGAGCCAGACGGCCGAGAGCTACGCCGCCACGTTCGATACCAACGTGCTCGGCACGCTGCTCAGCATGAAGCACGAACTGCGTGTCATGTCCGCGCAAAAAAGCGGCAGCGTGGTGAACGTGTCGTCGACCTACGGTCACGAAGGCGCCGCCTTCGCGTCGGTCTACGCAGGCAGCAAACATGCGGTGGAAGGCATGACCAAATCGGCCGCGCTCGAAGTGGCGTCGCTCGGCGTGCGCGTGAATGCGGTTGCGCCGGGACCGACCGACACCGGCATGCTCGACCGCTTCACCGGCACGCCGGAAAACAAGGCGGCGCTCGCGGCGAAGGTGCCGCTCGGCCGGATCGGCAAGCCGGATGACGTGGCGCGCGCAATCGTCTTTCTCGCCTCGGAGGCCGCGTCGTTCGTGACGGGGCAGATCGTCAGCGTCGATGGCGGCAAGACCGCAGGCTGA
- a CDS encoding metallophosphoesterase family protein, translated as MSSHHPFDASRRNALKCLAFGSVGTVFVLAGGILTPMELALAADAKTSGAMSGVPLFLQISDSHIGFNKEANPDVAGTLKQTIDFVNAMPVKPALTIHTGDITHLSRPAEFDLAAQLMSGLNITELHTVPGEHDVTDGAGTEYFSRFGQASDNKGYYSFDHQGVHFVALVNVMHFKPNGLGGLGDDQLAWLENDLKGRSSSTPIVVFAHMPMWTIYEPWGWGTGDAGQAMSYLKRFGSVTVLNGHIHQIVSKVEGNITFHTARSTAYPQPTAGNGPGPGPLTVASDQLPRMLGVTSIKIAHHPLKATLDDTTLV; from the coding sequence ATGTCGTCACATCATCCGTTCGACGCGTCACGTCGCAACGCGCTCAAATGCCTGGCATTCGGCAGCGTGGGTACCGTGTTCGTGCTGGCAGGCGGGATTCTCACGCCCATGGAACTGGCGCTCGCCGCCGACGCTAAAACGTCCGGCGCCATGTCCGGCGTGCCGCTCTTTCTGCAGATCAGCGACTCGCATATCGGCTTTAACAAGGAGGCCAATCCGGACGTGGCGGGCACGCTGAAGCAGACCATCGACTTCGTCAACGCGATGCCGGTGAAACCGGCGCTGACGATCCATACCGGCGATATCACCCACCTGTCGCGGCCCGCGGAATTCGATCTCGCCGCGCAACTCATGTCCGGCCTGAACATCACCGAGTTGCACACGGTGCCCGGCGAGCACGACGTGACCGACGGCGCCGGCACGGAATACTTCAGCCGTTTCGGTCAGGCCTCGGACAACAAGGGCTATTACAGCTTCGATCACCAGGGCGTGCATTTCGTCGCGCTCGTCAACGTGATGCATTTCAAGCCGAACGGTCTGGGCGGACTCGGCGACGACCAGCTCGCGTGGCTTGAAAACGATCTGAAAGGACGCTCGTCGAGTACACCGATCGTGGTGTTCGCGCACATGCCGATGTGGACGATCTACGAGCCGTGGGGCTGGGGCACCGGCGACGCGGGCCAGGCCATGAGCTATCTGAAACGCTTCGGCTCGGTGACGGTGCTCAACGGTCACATTCATCAGATCGTCTCGAAGGTGGAAGGCAACATCACGTTCCACACCGCGCGCTCCACGGCCTATCCGCAGCCGACCGCAGGCAACGGCCCCGGTCCCGGCCCGCTGACGGTGGCGAGCGATCAACTGCCCCGAATGCTCGGCGTGACCAGCATCAAGATTGCGCACCATCCGCTCAAAGCAACGCTCGACGATACGACGCTGGTCTGA
- a CDS encoding DUF1289 domain-containing protein: MTIPSPCVDVCRLDGATGFCIGCLRTRDEIREWKTMTDDLRVQVIAQKTHREVTAKAQIHGPRAAAQTS, from the coding sequence ATGACTATCCCGTCACCTTGCGTCGACGTCTGCAGACTCGACGGCGCGACCGGCTTCTGTATCGGATGCCTGCGCACACGCGACGAAATTCGCGAGTGGAAAACCATGACCGACGACCTGCGCGTGCAGGTGATCGCTCAGAAAACCCACCGGGAAGTGACGGCGAAAGCGCAGATTCACGGACCTCGCGCGGCGGCGCAAACGTCCTGA
- a CDS encoding M1 family metallopeptidase: MRINFRLQIQCLALAGIVVLAGCGGSDGSPSPSSKAAQPPVAASEAALTPPTAPVVADTSINKGVPPVELPDTVTPINYKLWFRPNPALSSFDGRADVQIKVQKAVNAITIAGHRIKFTNGTITLQPGNISLIATPQDDGDFYQLRPVSGQIAAGNYSLHMEWSGIINFKTYDDPVAKTGGSCGDDPYPGCSAAEGVFRVDLKSTDGTTSGAILTQGETNLSRQWFPGWDEPAFRPTYEVSAEVPQNWNVVSNAAEKPAVNVDSGYKLVSFEKTPPMPSYLLFFGGGQFDILDDDFTSPLPDGKGLHLRIFTPPGMRDWAKPAMQQTKQALDYYYRYTGIPLPLTKFDTIAANDAFKDQKDLNFGGMENWGAILEFADDILPAPGTPMSDYGVTVLTHEAAHQWFGDLVTLDWWDDVWLNESFATFFENKTKVRFFPDRFNWVDNVKEKYAVINADLKSTAFPVQPNFNGWASNDFVLSASAFTYNKGGHVLKMLENYLGEDVLRKGLQSYLADYSLGNGTPKRLWDELSKASGQPMGAIGDSFVRQTGVPLISLDTQCDLTTNQTVVTLKQSPFPNQNQYPGTQWTIPLTLAYGDGLTARKTIALKDTQTQVRLNGCSAVLADPSGLDYYVTNYSNTAWSQLLAQGNALKDPVLLTSLQLEAKLLVKNGLADPSRATSIGSLSPTAAPLARQMLMTAPTTQSQRPTIRYQGKFRLKQQAQQAQ, translated from the coding sequence ATGCGTATAAATTTCCGATTGCAGATACAGTGCCTCGCACTTGCCGGAATCGTGGTTCTGGCGGGATGCGGCGGTAGCGACGGTTCGCCTTCGCCGAGCAGCAAGGCCGCGCAACCTCCCGTCGCCGCGTCCGAAGCCGCGCTGACGCCGCCGACCGCACCGGTCGTTGCCGATACATCGATCAACAAGGGCGTGCCGCCGGTCGAGTTGCCGGACACCGTCACGCCGATCAACTACAAGCTGTGGTTCCGGCCGAACCCGGCGCTGTCGTCGTTCGACGGCCGTGCCGACGTGCAGATCAAGGTGCAGAAAGCGGTCAACGCGATCACGATCGCCGGCCACCGGATCAAGTTCACCAACGGCACGATTACGCTGCAGCCGGGCAATATCTCGCTGATCGCCACGCCGCAGGACGACGGCGATTTCTACCAGCTTCGCCCGGTCAGCGGCCAGATCGCCGCTGGCAACTACTCGCTGCATATGGAGTGGAGCGGCATCATCAACTTCAAGACCTACGACGATCCCGTCGCGAAGACCGGCGGCAGTTGCGGCGACGATCCGTATCCGGGTTGCTCCGCCGCCGAAGGCGTGTTCCGCGTCGATCTGAAGTCGACCGACGGCACCACCAGCGGCGCGATTCTCACGCAGGGCGAGACGAATCTGTCGCGGCAATGGTTTCCCGGCTGGGACGAACCGGCCTTCCGGCCCACCTATGAGGTGAGTGCGGAAGTCCCGCAGAACTGGAACGTCGTCTCGAACGCGGCCGAAAAACCGGCGGTGAACGTGGATAGCGGCTACAAGCTGGTGTCGTTCGAGAAGACGCCGCCCATGCCGTCGTATCTGCTGTTCTTCGGCGGCGGTCAGTTCGATATTCTCGACGACGACTTCACGAGCCCGCTGCCCGACGGCAAGGGTCTGCATCTGCGCATCTTCACGCCGCCCGGCATGCGTGACTGGGCCAAACCGGCGATGCAGCAGACCAAGCAGGCGCTCGATTACTACTATCGCTACACCGGCATTCCGTTGCCGCTCACCAAGTTCGACACGATCGCCGCGAACGACGCGTTCAAGGATCAGAAGGACCTGAACTTCGGCGGCATGGAGAACTGGGGAGCGATTCTGGAATTCGCCGACGACATTCTGCCGGCGCCCGGCACGCCCATGTCCGACTACGGCGTGACGGTGCTCACGCATGAAGCGGCGCACCAGTGGTTCGGCGATCTCGTCACGCTCGACTGGTGGGACGACGTGTGGCTCAACGAATCGTTCGCGACGTTCTTCGAGAACAAAACCAAGGTGCGTTTCTTCCCGGACCGCTTCAACTGGGTCGACAACGTGAAGGAAAAGTACGCGGTGATCAACGCCGACCTGAAGTCGACCGCGTTCCCGGTGCAGCCGAACTTCAATGGCTGGGCGTCGAACGACTTCGTGCTGAGCGCGAGCGCCTTCACGTACAACAAGGGCGGCCACGTGCTGAAGATGCTGGAGAACTATCTCGGCGAAGACGTGTTGCGTAAAGGCCTGCAGTCGTATCTGGCCGATTACTCGCTCGGCAACGGTACGCCGAAGCGCCTGTGGGACGAACTGAGCAAGGCGAGCGGCCAGCCGATGGGCGCGATCGGCGACAGTTTCGTGCGGCAAACCGGTGTGCCGTTGATCTCGCTGGATACGCAGTGCGATCTGACGACCAACCAGACGGTCGTGACGCTGAAACAGTCGCCGTTCCCGAACCAGAACCAGTATCCGGGCACGCAGTGGACGATTCCGTTGACGCTCGCGTATGGCGACGGACTCACGGCGCGCAAGACGATTGCGCTGAAGGACACGCAAACCCAGGTACGTCTGAACGGCTGTTCCGCGGTGCTCGCCGATCCGAGCGGTCTCGACTACTACGTGACCAACTACAGCAACACCGCGTGGAGTCAGTTGCTCGCGCAGGGTAATGCGCTGAAGGATCCCGTGCTGCTGACCAGCCTGCAACTCGAGGCGAAGCTGCTCGTGAAGAACGGGTTAGCCGATCCGTCGAGGGCGACGAGTATCGGTTCGCTCAGTCCGACGGCCGCACCGCTCGCGCGTCAGATGCTGATGACGGCGCCGACCACGCAGTCGCAGCGTCCGACGATCCGCTATCAGGGCAAGTTCCGGCTGAAGCAACAGGCGCAGCAGGCGCAATAA
- a CDS encoding phytochelatin synthase family protein, which translates to MSRYSLKRTVGRASRPTWIAVLLMTAALAACAPAPVATSQAPSQTASPVANQTTTQKSVAQPSTQAPPATVQSADGPLPVPSNLVALAQPAGQKRLIGAAANQSYWPLSQYFETQRNEAYCSVATSVMALNALGIRRPASTLYPDFPYFSQEDFFRGVDPQVANAARVSHEGMTLDQLGEALNAFPVVVQPYHAADLTLAQFRDLIRETTRRGDRFALLNFRRVEIGETGGGHWSPLAAYDAASDSALLLDVARYKYPAVWVPVAQLYAAALAVDNVSGLSRGVVVIGKRQG; encoded by the coding sequence ATGTCCAGATACTCCTTGAAGCGTACCGTTGGGCGCGCCAGTCGGCCCACGTGGATTGCCGTGCTGCTGATGACGGCCGCGCTCGCGGCCTGCGCACCGGCGCCGGTAGCGACCAGCCAGGCGCCGAGTCAGACCGCGAGTCCGGTCGCCAATCAGACCACGACGCAGAAGTCCGTTGCGCAGCCCTCAACTCAAGCGCCGCCCGCCACTGTGCAGTCCGCCGACGGCCCGCTGCCCGTGCCGTCCAACCTCGTCGCCCTCGCGCAGCCGGCCGGTCAGAAGCGCCTGATCGGCGCCGCGGCCAACCAGTCGTACTGGCCGCTCTCGCAGTATTTCGAAACCCAGCGCAACGAAGCGTATTGCTCGGTCGCGACGTCGGTAATGGCGCTCAATGCGTTGGGCATCCGCCGGCCCGCCTCGACGCTCTATCCGGACTTTCCGTATTTCTCGCAGGAAGATTTCTTTCGCGGCGTCGATCCGCAGGTGGCCAACGCGGCGCGCGTCTCGCACGAGGGCATGACGCTCGACCAGCTCGGAGAGGCCTTAAATGCGTTTCCGGTCGTCGTGCAGCCGTACCATGCGGCGGACCTGACGCTCGCCCAGTTTCGCGATCTGATTCGCGAGACCACGCGCCGTGGCGATCGCTTCGCGCTGTTGAATTTCCGGCGCGTCGAGATCGGCGAGACCGGTGGCGGACACTGGTCGCCGCTCGCTGCGTACGACGCGGCGAGCGACAGCGCCTTGCTGCTCGACGTGGCGCGCTACAAGTATCCGGCGGTGTGGGTGCCGGTAGCGCAGTTGTACGCGGCGGCGCTCGCGGTCGACAACGTGAGCGGGCTGTCGCGCGGCGTCGTGGTGATCGGTAAGCGGCAGGGCTGA